A genomic segment from Marinobacter subterrani encodes:
- the rplW gene encoding 50S ribosomal protein L23 yields the protein MNQERIYKVLLGPHVSEKASLVAEHGQVVFRVAPDATKPEIKKAVEQLFNVTVEGVQVLNRKGKLKRTTRGFGKRNDIRKAYVKLAEGQDIDFLDVE from the coding sequence ATGAATCAGGAACGCATTTACAAGGTCCTTCTGGGGCCGCACGTATCGGAGAAAGCTTCTTTGGTGGCCGAGCACGGCCAGGTTGTTTTCCGGGTTGCTCCGGATGCCACCAAGCCCGAGATCAAGAAAGCCGTTGAGCAGTTGTTCAACGTCACCGTAGAAGGTGTTCAGGTTCTGAACCGTAAGGGTAAGCTCAAGCGTACCACCCGCGGGTTCGGCAAGCGTAATGACATTCGTAAGGCTTATGTAAAGCTGGCAGAAGGTCAGGACATCGATTTTCTGGATGTGGAATAA
- the rpsL gene encoding 30S ribosomal protein S12: MATINQLVRKPRKRKVAKSDVPALQACPQRRGVCTRVYTTTPKKPNSALRKVCRVRLTNGFEVSSYIGGEGHNLQEHSVVLIRGGRVKDLPGVRYHTVRGTLDTQGVQNRKQGRSKYGAKRPKS; this comes from the coding sequence ATGGCAACGATTAATCAGTTGGTGCGTAAGCCTCGTAAGCGCAAGGTAGCCAAGAGCGATGTTCCTGCTCTCCAGGCCTGCCCACAGCGCCGTGGTGTTTGCACTCGTGTATACACCACAACGCCGAAGAAGCCGAACTCAGCACTGCGTAAAGTGTGCCGTGTTCGTCTGACCAACGGCTTCGAGGTTTCCTCATACATTGGTGGTGAAGGTCACAACCTTCAGGAGCACAGTGTTGTGCTTATCCGTGGTGGTCGAGTAAAAGACCTTCCGGGTGTGCGTTATCACACTGTTCGCGGAACGCTGGACACCCAGGGTGTGCAGAACCGTAAGCAGGGCCGCTCCAAGTACGGTGCAAAACGACCCAAGTCCTGA
- the tuf gene encoding elongation factor Tu, whose amino-acid sequence MSKSKFERNKPHLNVGTIGHVDHGKTTLTAALTRVCHEVWGTGESRAFDQIDNAPEERARGITIATSHVEYDSPTRHYAHVDCPGHADYVKNMITGAAQMDGAILVCSAADGPMPQTREHILLSRQVGVPFIVVFLNKADMVDDEELLELVEMEVRDLLSQYDFPGDDTPIITGSALMALEGKDDNEMGTTAVKKLVEALDEYIPEPERAIDQPFLMPIEDVFSISGRGTVVTGRVERGVIKVGEEIEIVGIKDTVKTTCTGVEMFRKLLDEGRAGENVGVLLRGTKRDDVERGQVLCKPGTIKPHTKFECEVYVLSKEEGGRHTPFFKGYRPQFYFRTTDVTGSCELPEGVEMVMPGDNVKMNVTLIAPIAMEDGLRFAIREGGRTVGAGVVSKIIE is encoded by the coding sequence GTGTCTAAATCTAAATTTGAGCGTAACAAGCCGCACTTGAACGTGGGCACCATTGGTCACGTTGACCATGGTAAGACCACTCTGACAGCAGCCCTGACCCGTGTATGTCACGAAGTCTGGGGAACGGGTGAGAGCCGTGCGTTTGACCAGATTGATAACGCACCGGAAGAGCGTGCGCGTGGTATTACCATTGCGACCTCCCACGTTGAATACGATTCTCCGACCCGTCACTACGCTCACGTAGACTGCCCGGGCCACGCGGATTATGTGAAGAACATGATCACCGGTGCGGCCCAGATGGACGGTGCGATCCTGGTTTGCTCCGCAGCTGACGGCCCCATGCCGCAGACCCGTGAGCACATCCTGCTGTCGCGTCAGGTTGGCGTGCCTTTCATCGTTGTGTTCCTGAACAAGGCGGACATGGTAGACGATGAAGAGCTGCTTGAGCTGGTCGAGATGGAAGTTCGCGATCTGCTGAGCCAGTATGACTTCCCGGGCGACGACACGCCGATCATTACCGGTTCCGCGCTGATGGCGCTGGAAGGTAAGGACGATAACGAGATGGGTACGACCGCTGTCAAGAAGCTGGTAGAAGCCCTGGATGAGTACATCCCTGAGCCGGAGCGTGCGATTGATCAGCCGTTCCTGATGCCGATTGAGGACGTATTCTCCATCTCCGGTCGTGGTACTGTGGTAACCGGCCGTGTTGAGCGTGGTGTTATCAAGGTTGGTGAGGAAATCGAGATTGTCGGTATCAAGGATACCGTCAAGACCACCTGCACCGGCGTTGAGATGTTCCGCAAGCTGCTGGACGAAGGTCGTGCTGGTGAGAACGTAGGTGTTCTGCTGCGTGGTACCAAGCGTGACGACGTTGAGCGTGGTCAGGTGCTGTGTAAGCCGGGTACCATCAAGCCGCACACCAAGTTCGAGTGTGAAGTGTACGTACTGTCCAAAGAAGAAGGCGGTCGTCATACTCCGTTCTTCAAGGGCTATCGTCCGCAGTTCTACTTCCGTACCACTGACGTAACCGGTTCCTGTGAACTGCCGGAAGGCGTGGAAATGGTTATGCCGGGTGACAACGTGAAGATGAATGTTACCCTGATTGCTCCGATCGCCATGGAAGATGGTCTGCGTTTCGCGATTCGCGAAGGCGGCCGTACCGTTGGTGCCGGTGTAGTCTCCAAGATCATCGAGTAA
- the fusA gene encoding elongation factor G, producing MARKTPIKRYRNIGICAHVDAGKTTTTERVLFYTGISHKIGEVHDGAATMDWMEQEQERGITITSAATTCFWQGMDKQYPEHRINIIDTPGHVDFTIEVERSLRVLDGAVVVFCGSSGVEPQSETVWRQANKYEVPRMVFVNKMDRAGANFLRVVEQIKNRLGATAVPIQLPIGAEDNFEGIVDLIRNKAIYWNEADSGATYDQRDVPAEMVDEVAKYREQMMEAAAEANEELMERYLEEGELGIDDIKKGLRMRTLANEIVVATCGSAFKNKGVQAVLDSVIEFLPAPDEVKAIRGEVDEDGTEETRQADDDAPFAALAFKIATDPFVGTLTFFRVYSGKLESGSGVYNSVKGKKERVGRMVQMHSKDRQEIKEVLAGDIAAAIGLKSVTTGDTLCDENHKIILERMEFPEPVISVAVEPKSKADQEKMGVALGKLAQEDPSFRVRTDEESGQTIISGMGELHLDIIVDRMRREFKVEANIGKPQVAYRECIRKPVDVEGKFVRQSGGRGQYGHVKIKLEPLPLDDEDGENFIFVNEIVGGVVPKEYIPAVQQGMAEQMQNGCLAGYPLLRIKATLYDGSYHDVDSNEMAFKVAGSMAMKKGALEASPALLEPIMRVEVVSPEDYMGDVVGDLNRRRGLIQGMDESPSGKVIRAEVPLSEMFGYATDLRSATQGRASYAMEFSRYMEAPSNIAEAIIKKG from the coding sequence GTGGCACGCAAGACTCCTATCAAGCGTTACAGAAACATTGGTATTTGTGCGCACGTTGATGCGGGCAAAACCACAACCACCGAGCGGGTCCTGTTCTACACAGGTATTTCCCACAAGATCGGTGAGGTTCATGATGGTGCGGCTACCATGGACTGGATGGAGCAGGAGCAGGAGCGTGGTATCACCATTACCTCCGCTGCGACCACCTGTTTCTGGCAGGGCATGGACAAGCAGTACCCGGAACACCGGATCAACATTATCGACACGCCGGGGCACGTTGACTTTACCATCGAGGTAGAGCGTTCACTTCGTGTGCTGGATGGTGCTGTGGTTGTATTCTGCGGTTCTTCCGGTGTTGAGCCGCAGTCAGAGACTGTATGGCGTCAGGCCAACAAGTATGAAGTTCCCCGCATGGTATTCGTCAACAAGATGGATCGTGCTGGTGCCAACTTCCTGCGCGTCGTTGAGCAGATCAAGAACCGGTTGGGTGCCACGGCGGTTCCCATCCAGTTGCCGATTGGTGCTGAGGACAACTTCGAAGGTATCGTCGACCTGATTCGTAACAAGGCCATCTACTGGAACGAGGCGGATTCCGGTGCCACCTATGATCAGCGGGACGTTCCTGCCGAAATGGTGGACGAAGTCGCCAAGTACCGCGAGCAGATGATGGAAGCTGCGGCTGAAGCGAACGAAGAGCTGATGGAGCGTTACCTGGAAGAGGGTGAGCTGGGCATTGACGATATCAAGAAAGGTCTGCGTATGCGTACGCTTGCTAACGAGATCGTCGTTGCCACCTGTGGCTCCGCCTTCAAGAACAAAGGCGTACAGGCGGTTCTGGACTCCGTTATCGAATTCCTGCCTGCGCCTGACGAAGTCAAGGCCATTCGTGGTGAAGTTGACGAAGACGGCACCGAGGAAACCCGTCAGGCGGACGACGACGCTCCGTTTGCGGCCCTGGCGTTCAAGATTGCGACCGACCCGTTCGTCGGTACGCTGACGTTCTTCCGGGTTTACTCCGGTAAACTGGAGTCCGGCAGTGGGGTCTATAACTCTGTGAAGGGCAAGAAAGAGCGCGTCGGCCGTATGGTTCAGATGCACTCCAAGGACCGTCAGGAGATCAAAGAGGTTCTGGCTGGCGATATTGCCGCCGCCATCGGCCTGAAGAGTGTCACGACTGGTGATACCCTGTGTGACGAGAACCACAAGATCATCCTCGAGCGTATGGAATTCCCGGAGCCGGTCATTTCCGTTGCGGTCGAGCCGAAGTCCAAGGCGGACCAGGAGAAGATGGGTGTCGCGCTGGGCAAGCTGGCCCAGGAAGATCCATCGTTCCGTGTCCGTACCGATGAAGAATCCGGTCAGACCATTATTTCCGGTATGGGTGAGCTGCACCTGGACATCATCGTTGACCGCATGCGTCGCGAGTTCAAGGTTGAAGCAAATATCGGTAAGCCGCAGGTGGCCTACCGTGAATGCATCCGCAAGCCGGTAGACGTCGAAGGCAAGTTTGTTCGCCAGTCTGGTGGTCGTGGTCAGTATGGTCACGTCAAGATCAAGCTTGAGCCGCTGCCCCTGGATGATGAAGACGGCGAAAACTTTATCTTCGTGAACGAGATTGTTGGTGGTGTGGTTCCCAAGGAATACATCCCGGCGGTCCAGCAGGGTATGGCTGAGCAGATGCAGAACGGCTGTCTGGCCGGCTATCCGCTGCTGCGCATCAAGGCGACCCTGTATGACGGCTCGTACCACGATGTTGACTCCAACGAAATGGCTTTCAAGGTCGCCGGCTCTATGGCGATGAAGAAAGGCGCTCTGGAGGCCAGTCCTGCGCTTCTCGAGCCGATCATGAGAGTTGAAGTCGTCAGCCCTGAGGACTACATGGGTGATGTCGTCGGTGATTTGAACCGTCGTCGCGGCCTGATTCAGGGTATGGATGAAAGCCCCTCGGGTAAGGTCATCCGTGCGGAAGTTCCGTTGTCGGAGATGTTCGGTTACGCCACTGACCTGCGTTCAGCAACGCAAGGCCGGGCGTCTTATGCGATGGAGTTCTCCCGCTATATGGAAGCTCCTTCGAACATTGCCGAAGCGATCATTAAAAAGGGTTGA
- the rplB gene encoding 50S ribosomal protein L2 — protein sequence MPIVKTKPTSAGRRHVVKLYNPDLHKGRPYEPLVERKSKTGGRNNVGRITTRHIGGGHKQHYRVIDFKRTKDGIPAVIERLEYDPNRTAHIALVKYADGERRYIVAPKGMQIGDPVRSGIDAPIKVGSTLPLRNIPVGSVIHCVELKPGKGAQLARSAGASVQLVAREGAYATIRLRSGEMRKVLVDCRATLGEVSNSEHSLKQLGKAGASRWRGKRPTVRGVAMNPVDHPHGGGEGRTSGGRHPVTPWGVPTKGHKTRKNKRTDKMIVRRRSAK from the coding sequence ATGCCGATCGTCAAAACCAAACCAACATCTGCCGGACGCCGTCACGTTGTAAAGCTTTACAACCCGGATCTGCACAAAGGGCGCCCTTACGAGCCGTTGGTGGAAAGAAAGAGCAAAACGGGTGGCCGTAATAATGTTGGCCGCATTACAACCCGTCATATTGGTGGTGGTCATAAACAGCACTACCGTGTAATCGATTTCAAGCGGACCAAAGATGGTATCCCGGCGGTCATTGAGCGCCTGGAATACGATCCGAACCGCACGGCGCACATTGCGCTGGTCAAGTATGCCGATGGCGAGCGTCGTTACATTGTCGCTCCCAAGGGTATGCAGATCGGTGATCCTGTGCGCTCCGGTATCGACGCGCCGATCAAAGTGGGCAGCACGCTGCCGCTCCGGAATATTCCGGTCGGTTCTGTGATCCACTGCGTCGAACTCAAGCCTGGCAAAGGTGCACAGCTGGCTCGCTCTGCGGGCGCATCCGTACAGCTGGTTGCCCGGGAAGGTGCTTACGCCACCATCCGCCTGCGCTCAGGTGAAATGCGAAAGGTGCTTGTAGACTGCCGCGCAACGCTGGGTGAAGTATCCAACAGCGAGCACAGTCTCAAGCAGCTTGGTAAAGCGGGTGCATCACGTTGGCGCGGTAAACGTCCAACAGTACGTGGTGTTGCTATGAACCCAGTTGACCACCCGCATGGTGGTGGTGAAGGGCGTACCTCTGGCGGGCGTCACCCGGTTACTCCGTGGGGTGTTCCGACCAAAGGGCATAAGACTCGTAAGAACAAGCGTACTGACAAGATGATAGTACGTCGTCGTTCGGCCAAGTAA
- the rpsS gene encoding 30S ribosomal protein S19, translated as MPRSLKKGPFIDLHLLKKVEAALEANDKRPIKTWSRRSTVFPEMVGLTIAVHNGKQHVPVYVTEDMVGHKLGEFAATRTYRGHAADKKAKR; from the coding sequence GTGCCACGTTCTTTGAAGAAAGGTCCTTTTATAGACCTGCATCTGTTGAAGAAGGTCGAGGCAGCTCTGGAAGCTAACGACAAACGGCCAATCAAGACCTGGTCCCGTCGGTCAACAGTTTTTCCGGAGATGGTAGGCCTGACCATTGCAGTCCACAACGGCAAGCAGCACGTGCCGGTTTATGTCACCGAAGATATGGTAGGACATAAACTGGGTGAGTTCGCGGCAACGCGTACTTATCGTGGTCATGCGGCCGACAAGAAAGCTAAACGCTGA
- the rplD gene encoding 50S ribosomal protein L4: MELTITGSGKGISVSDAAFAKDFNESLVHQVVTAYMAGARQGTKAQKTRSEVSGGGKKPWRQKGTGRARAGTIRSPIWRSGGVTFAARPRGFEQKVNRKMYRAAMRSIFSELVRQERLVVVDDMNVDSPKTKAFSAKLKNLGVTNALILSDNVEQNLHLASRNIPHVDVRDIAGLDPVSLVAFEKVVVTVPALKKIEEMLG; this comes from the coding sequence ATGGAATTGACTATTACAGGTAGCGGCAAGGGAATCTCTGTTTCCGACGCCGCATTCGCCAAAGATTTTAACGAGTCGCTGGTACACCAGGTTGTTACTGCCTATATGGCAGGTGCGCGCCAGGGTACCAAGGCTCAGAAGACGCGTTCCGAAGTTAGCGGTGGCGGCAAGAAGCCATGGCGTCAGAAGGGCACCGGTCGTGCCCGTGCCGGTACTATCCGTAGTCCGATCTGGCGTTCCGGTGGCGTTACCTTTGCAGCCAGGCCCCGTGGGTTTGAGCAGAAGGTTAACCGCAAGATGTACCGCGCAGCGATGCGCTCCATTTTTTCCGAGCTGGTTCGCCAGGAGCGTCTGGTTGTTGTTGACGACATGAATGTCGACAGCCCCAAGACCAAGGCATTCAGCGCCAAGCTGAAGAATCTCGGTGTGACCAACGCACTGATTCTGTCCGACAACGTCGAGCAGAATCTGCACCTGGCATCACGCAACATCCCGCACGTTGATGTGCGCGACATTGCTGGCCTGGATCCGGTCAGCCTGGTTGCCTTCGAAAAGGTCGTTGTGACTGTTCCCGCTCTGAAGAAGATCGAGGAGATGCTGGGATGA
- the rpsG gene encoding 30S ribosomal protein S7, giving the protein MPRRRVAAKREIIPDPKFGSARLAKFINHVMESGKKSVAERIVYGALDIVAEKSKEEPIDMFEKALENIQPMVEVKSRRVGGATYQVPVEVRPSRQNALAMRWLVEYSRKRGEKSMAQRLAGEILDAADSKGSAVKKREDVHRMAEANKAFSHFRF; this is encoded by the coding sequence ATGCCTAGAAGAAGAGTTGCAGCAAAACGGGAAATTATCCCGGATCCGAAATTCGGCAGTGCACGTCTTGCCAAGTTCATCAACCACGTGATGGAAAGTGGCAAGAAGTCCGTTGCAGAGCGCATTGTTTACGGCGCCCTGGACATTGTTGCCGAGAAATCAAAGGAAGAGCCGATCGACATGTTCGAGAAGGCCCTGGAAAACATCCAGCCGATGGTTGAGGTTAAATCCCGTCGTGTGGGTGGTGCTACCTACCAGGTGCCCGTGGAAGTCCGGCCTTCCCGTCAGAACGCGCTGGCCATGCGCTGGCTCGTGGAATATTCACGGAAGCGCGGTGAGAAGTCCATGGCTCAGCGTCTGGCAGGTGAGATTCTTGACGCCGCTGACAGCAAGGGCTCCGCTGTTAAGAAGCGTGAAGACGTACACCGCATGGCAGAAGCCAACAAGGCGTTCTCTCACTTCCGTTTCTAA
- the rplC gene encoding 50S ribosomal protein L3 — MAIGVVGRKAGMTRIFTEDGQALPVTVIEVEPNRITQLKTLESDGYRAVQVTVGARRSSRVTKSEAGHFAKAGVEAGRGTWEFRLADGEGEELAAGGEITATVFEDGQIVDAIGQSKGKGFQGGVKRWNFSMQDATHGNSLSHRAPGSIGQNQTPGKVFKGKKMAGQLGNAQVTVQNLKIVRVDAERNLLLVSGAVPGATGGDVVIKPAVKA, encoded by the coding sequence ATGGCAATTGGTGTTGTCGGTCGTAAGGCCGGTATGACCCGTATTTTTACGGAAGACGGGCAGGCATTGCCCGTAACGGTAATCGAGGTTGAGCCCAACCGGATTACCCAACTGAAAACTCTTGAAAGCGATGGCTACCGCGCCGTACAGGTGACTGTTGGTGCCCGTCGTTCCTCTCGTGTTACCAAAAGCGAAGCGGGCCATTTTGCCAAGGCGGGTGTTGAGGCCGGTCGGGGCACATGGGAATTCCGTCTTGCTGATGGCGAGGGTGAAGAGCTCGCAGCCGGTGGTGAAATCACTGCAACGGTCTTTGAAGACGGCCAGATTGTAGATGCCATCGGTCAGTCCAAAGGTAAGGGCTTCCAGGGCGGCGTCAAGCGCTGGAATTTCTCCATGCAGGATGCCACTCACGGTAACTCTCTGTCTCACCGTGCACCGGGTTCCATTGGTCAGAACCAGACTCCGGGCAAGGTATTCAAGGGCAAAAAGATGGCAGGGCAGTTGGGTAATGCTCAGGTAACTGTGCAGAACCTGAAGATTGTCCGTGTCGACGCCGAGCGCAACCTGCTGCTGGTAAGTGGTGCCGTCCCCGGCGCAACTGGCGGTGATGTTGTCATCAAGCCTGCAGTTAAAGCCTGA
- the rpsJ gene encoding 30S ribosomal protein S10 has product MQSQKIRIRLKAFDYRLIDQSTQEIVDTAKRTGAQVRGPIPLPTRKEKYTILVSPHVNKDARDQYEIRTHKRLLDIVEPTEKTVDALMKLDLAAGVDVQISLG; this is encoded by the coding sequence ATGCAAAGCCAAAAAATTCGAATCCGGTTGAAGGCGTTTGATTATCGCCTGATCGACCAGTCCACGCAGGAGATCGTCGACACCGCAAAGCGGACCGGCGCTCAGGTGCGTGGGCCTATCCCTCTGCCGACGCGGAAGGAAAAGTACACGATATTGGTTTCTCCGCACGTCAACAAAGACGCGCGCGATCAATATGAAATTCGTACTCACAAGCGTCTGCTCGACATTGTTGAGCCGACGGAAAAGACAGTAGATGCTTTGATGAAGTTGGACCTGGCAGCAGGTGTAGACGTTCAGATCAGCCTCGGCTGA
- the rpsC gene encoding 30S ribosomal protein S3: protein MGHKVNPTGMRLGVIKEHNSVWYADKKEYAKNLLNDIQVREFLDKRLVKASVSKIVIERPAQNARITIHTARPGIVIGKKGEDVDRLRREVSDMMGVPVHINIEEVRKPDLDARLVAQNVAGQLERRVMFRRAMKRAVQNAMRQGAKGIKIQVGGRLGGAEIARSEWYREGRVPLHTLRADIDYATYEAHTTYGVIGVKVWIFKGEILGGMEQVRADKKASGKKGSK, encoded by the coding sequence ATGGGTCATAAAGTAAATCCAACCGGTATGCGCCTGGGTGTGATCAAAGAGCACAACTCAGTCTGGTATGCCGACAAAAAGGAATACGCGAAAAACCTGTTGAACGATATCCAGGTTCGTGAATTCCTCGACAAGCGTCTGGTTAAGGCGTCTGTCAGCAAGATTGTGATCGAGCGCCCTGCTCAGAACGCCCGTATCACGATCCATACTGCCCGTCCCGGTATTGTTATCGGTAAGAAGGGTGAAGATGTTGACCGTCTGCGTCGCGAAGTCAGCGACATGATGGGTGTGCCTGTGCACATCAACATCGAAGAAGTCCGCAAGCCGGATCTGGATGCCCGCCTGGTAGCGCAAAACGTTGCCGGCCAGCTGGAGCGTCGTGTGATGTTCCGTCGCGCTATGAAGCGTGCGGTACAGAATGCCATGCGCCAGGGAGCCAAGGGTATCAAGATTCAGGTAGGCGGTCGTCTCGGGGGTGCTGAAATCGCGCGTTCCGAGTGGTATCGCGAAGGTCGTGTACCTCTGCACACTCTGCGTGCAGATATTGATTACGCAACCTACGAAGCGCATACCACTTACGGCGTAATCGGCGTCAAGGTATGGATCTTCAAAGGTGAGATTCTTGGTGGTATGGAGCAGGTCCGTGCTGACAAGAAAGCCTCTGGGAAGAAAGGTTCTAAGTAA
- the rplP gene encoding 50S ribosomal protein L16 — protein sequence MLQPKRTKFRKVMKGRNTGLAHRANKVSFGEYGLKATSRGRITARQIEAARRTMTRRIKRGGKIWIRVFPDKPITGKPLEVRMGKGKGSVEYWVAEIQPGRMLYEMEGVAEDVAREAFTLAAAKLPVQTTFVTRTVM from the coding sequence ATGCTGCAACCAAAACGCACCAAATTTCGCAAGGTAATGAAAGGCCGTAACACCGGTCTTGCTCACCGCGCCAACAAGGTGAGCTTCGGTGAATACGGATTGAAGGCGACCAGCCGTGGGCGTATAACTGCGCGCCAGATTGAGGCCGCGCGTCGTACCATGACTCGTCGCATCAAGCGGGGCGGTAAGATCTGGATCCGGGTGTTCCCGGACAAGCCGATCACCGGCAAGCCGCTTGAAGTTCGAATGGGTAAAGGTAAGGGTTCTGTCGAGTATTGGGTGGCTGAGATCCAGCCAGGCCGCATGCTCTACGAGATGGAAGGTGTCGCTGAAGACGTAGCACGCGAAGCCTTTACTCTCGCTGCGGCCAAACTGCCGGTACAGACCACCTTTGTAACGAGGACGGTGATGTGA
- the rplV gene encoding 50S ribosomal protein L22 has product MEVAAKYKGARLSAQKARLVADQVRGKAVEDALNILTFSPKKAATVIKKALESAIANAEHNEGLDVDELRVSTVMVDEGPTLKRIKARAKGRADRIFKRTCHITVKVADK; this is encoded by the coding sequence ATGGAAGTAGCAGCCAAGTATAAGGGCGCTCGCCTCTCAGCTCAGAAAGCACGTCTTGTCGCTGACCAAGTACGCGGCAAGGCTGTTGAGGACGCCCTGAACATTCTGACTTTCAGCCCGAAAAAGGCGGCAACAGTCATCAAGAAAGCTCTTGAGTCTGCCATCGCCAACGCTGAGCACAACGAAGGTCTGGACGTTGACGAACTGCGGGTTTCCACCGTCATGGTGGATGAGGGTCCGACGCTCAAGCGAATCAAAGCTCGAGCCAAGGGGCGCGCTGACCGGATTTTCAAGCGCACCTGCCATATCACCGTCAAGGTCGCCGACAAGTAG